A region of Toxorhynchites rutilus septentrionalis strain SRP chromosome 1, ASM2978413v1, whole genome shotgun sequence DNA encodes the following proteins:
- the LOC129761859 gene encoding uncharacterized protein K02A2.6-like gives MEPFSKIKDVTVHIHLDPEAKPVFQPMRRVLVVLEEAVNRKLRELMDRDIIEEKKEPVSWVSPLVVVGKMNDEPRICLDLRRFNEAVLRDRHPMPLIEDLLARVGPNMLRSKLDVKDSFLQIELDEASRNVMVFLTGRGLYRFKRMPFGLVTAPEIFQKTMDEILCGCEGTWWYIDDIYIEGKNKDEYETRVAKVG, from the coding sequence ATGGAGCCATTTTCAAAGATAAAAGATGTTACGGTTCATATTCACCTGGATCCGGAAGCTAAACCGGTTTTCCAACCGATGAGACGAGTACTGGTGGTGTTAGAGGAAGCGGTCAATAGGAAGTTGAGAGAGCTGATGGATCGAGATATCATTGAAGAGAAGAAGGAACCAGTAAGCTGGGTGTCACCTTTAGTTGTGGTTGGCAAGATGAATGATGAACCTCGAATTTGTCTTGATTTGAGACGTTTTAATGAGGCCGTTCTGAGGGATAGACATCCGATGCCATTGATCGAGGATCTACTGGCTCGGGTTGGTCCAAACATGCTGCGCAGTAAATTAGATGTGAAAGATTCCTTCTTACAAATCGAGCTGGACGAAGCCTCAAGGAATGTAATGGTTTTCCTGACCGGGCGTGGACTATATCGATTCAAACGGATGCCGTTCGGGCTAGTCACGGCTCCAGAGATCTTCCAGAAGACAATGGACGAAATCTTATGCGGGTGTGAGGGTACATGGTGGTACATAGACGACATTTACATTGAAGGAAAAAACAAGGACGAATATGAGACGCGGGTTGCCAAGGTAGGGTAG
- the LOC129761868 gene encoding uncharacterized protein LOC129761868, whose protein sequence is MDLSRVIPPFRCNDVEKTKLHKEWEVWKRSLEYYFEAEDIIDQKKKRAKLLHLGGPQLQALFQSLPDSEKFASVAIERQYYDVAVQAFDEFFRPGRQDVLERHHLRRMKQREGERFAEFVIRIRQQISECGVEKYGPEVRKVLTTIMLTDTIVEGCLSEELRKQILQRDRSIEEIEEIGKSLEGVQKQMRDFGATREEAKFGDRVFGVRSKYKRSPHALPDTHTFSRTKKPEFSRDARCFKCGFFGHISTDSKCPARGKVCKRCKRTGHFEIRCRQQNNNSYAWKDSSLDSKKVRIVQRSIEGDDNARESNAIADPEQHSYTEQKTFYAFYFGNDSNVIRCRVGNVEHPMLVDSGAEANLITEEAWKKLKLAGIQVKSCEKGSNRILKSYANNIPLTLLGTFTAEVRVGSKKVNAEFFVVEGGQRSLLGDKQQKSWES, encoded by the coding sequence ATGGATTTATCTCGCGTAATACCACCATTTAGATGCAACGACGTTGAGAAAACAAAGCTGCACAAAGAATGGGAGGTATGGAAAAGGTCACTGGAGTATTATTTCGAAGCGGAGGACATAATCGATCAGAAGAAGAAACGAGCAAAACTCTTGCATCTTGGAGGGCCACAACTGCAAGCATTATTTCAGTCCTTGCCAGATAGTGAAAAGTTTGCTAGCGTGGCAATAGAGAGGCAATATTACGACGTGGCAGTTCAAGCGTTCGATGAGTTTTTCCGACCAGGACGCCAGGATGTTTTAGAGCGCCATCATCTGCGACGCATGAAACAACGGGAAGGGGAACGATTTGCGGAATTTGTAATTAGAATCAGACAGCAGATAAGTGAATGCGGCGTAGAGAAATATGGACCAGAGGTGCGCAAAGTGCTCACTACTATTATGCTGACGGATACCATCGTGGAAGGATGTTTATCGGAGGAACTCCGAAAACAAATCCTGCAGAGAGACCGATCGATTGAGGAGATTGAAGAGATAGGGAAGTCATTGGAAGGAGTGCAAAAACAAATGAGAGATTTTGGAGCGACACGTGAGGAGGCTAAGTTCGGCGATCGTGTGTTTGGAGTAAGGTCTAAGTATAAGCGATCCCCTCATGCGTTGCCAGATACACACACTTTTTCGCGGACCAAGAAACCGGAATTCAGCCGGGATGCCAGATGCTTCAAGTGCGGATTTTTTGGTCACATTTCAACTGATTCCAAGTGTCCAGCAAGAGGCAAAGTGTGCAAGCGTTGTAAAAGAACAGGCCATTTTGAAATCCGGTGTCGTCAACAGAACAATAACTCATATGCTTGGAAAGATTCTTCTTTGGATTCGAAGAAAGTTCGGATAGTACAAAGATCTATAGAAGGTGATGATAATGCACGAGAATCAAATGCAATAGCAGACCCAGAACAACATTCGTATACTGAACAGAAAACCTTTTATGCGTTCTATTTCGGGAATGATTCAAACGTCATACGATGCAGGGTTGGAAATGTAGAACATCCAATGCTAGTAGACTCTGGGGCAGAAGCAAATCTTATTACAGAGGAAGCatggaaaaaactaaaattagcAGGAATCCAAGTAAAAAGTTGTGAGAAAGGCAGTAACCGTATTCTGAAAAGCTATGCGAATAATATTCCATTGACCTTGCTCGGAACATTTACAGCGGAAGTTCGTGTCGGATCAAAGAAAGTAAATGCTGAGTTTTTCGTTGTCGAAGGTGGGCAGCGTTCACTTTTGGGGGATAAACAGCAAAAGAGCTGGGAGTCTTGA